A portion of the Streptomyces erythrochromogenes genome contains these proteins:
- a CDS encoding SDR family oxidoreductase has product MTLEGAEGLEGRVALVAGATRGAGRGIAVQLGARGATVYVSGRSTRGRRSEYDRPETIEETAELVTAAGGRGIAVVADHLVPGEVEALVRRIDTEQGRLDVLVNDIWGGELLFEWDSTVWEHDLDKGLRLLRLAVETHAITSHFAVPLLLREPGGLVVEMTDGTADYNATRYRVSFFYDIAKSSVLRMAFALGHELGPRGATAVALTPGWLRSEMMLDAYGVTEETWRDALAKSPHFAISETPAYVGRAVAALAADPEVSRWNGQSLSSGRLAQVYGFTDLDGSRPDAWRYLVEVQDPGRPANTTGYR; this is encoded by the coding sequence ATGACTCTCGAAGGTGCCGAAGGTCTCGAAGGCAGGGTGGCCCTCGTCGCGGGCGCGACCCGTGGCGCGGGCCGGGGCATCGCGGTACAGCTGGGGGCGCGGGGCGCGACCGTGTACGTGTCGGGCCGCAGCACCCGGGGCCGGCGTTCGGAGTACGACCGGCCCGAGACGATCGAGGAGACCGCGGAGCTGGTCACCGCGGCGGGCGGCCGGGGGATCGCGGTGGTCGCCGACCATCTCGTGCCGGGCGAGGTGGAGGCGCTGGTCCGGCGGATCGACACCGAACAGGGCCGCCTCGACGTGCTGGTCAACGACATCTGGGGCGGGGAGCTGCTCTTCGAGTGGGACAGCACGGTCTGGGAGCACGACCTGGACAAGGGGCTGCGGCTGTTGCGGCTGGCGGTGGAAACGCACGCCATCACCAGCCACTTCGCAGTGCCGTTGCTGCTGCGCGAGCCGGGCGGCCTGGTGGTGGAGATGACGGACGGCACCGCCGACTACAACGCCACCCGCTACCGGGTCTCCTTCTTCTACGACATCGCCAAGTCCTCGGTGCTGCGCATGGCGTTCGCGCTCGGGCACGAGCTGGGCCCGCGCGGCGCGACGGCCGTGGCCCTGACACCGGGCTGGCTGCGCTCGGAGATGATGCTCGACGCCTACGGCGTGACGGAGGAGACCTGGCGGGACGCGCTGGCCAAGTCCCCGCACTTCGCGATCTCCGAGACCCCCGCGTACGTGGGCCGCGCGGTCGCGGCGCTCGCCGCGGACCCGGAGGTCTCCCGCTGGAACGGCCAGTCCCTCTCCAGCGGCCGCCTGGCCCAGGTCTACGGCTTCACGGACCTGGACGGCAGCCGCCCGGACGCCTGGCGCTACCTGGTCGAAGTCCAGGACCCCGGCCGCCCGGCGAACACCACCGGCTACCGCTAG